The Neospora caninum Liverpool complete genome, chromosome X genome includes a region encoding these proteins:
- a CDS encoding putative protein antigen translates to MEEEATKIMSAYCSGNYGAVEEALKRMDKDLFKHAVRRARELGNSAFTNGKYKEAIKYYNEALAGEEASEKHSLLSNRSACYFLLGDNEKALDDARTCIQLRRDWPKGWFRAGRVLFATGKYSGAVSAFTVAKRHEVDAMKLRELDLWIEKSEKLAHKAKLVARVTTEYSRFDGIEDPDEELDPALSADADTGGCPIEFSEQLSEKQRRQLEMFLTAEVAKQMLHRNGVSNVVNVVRQRIEGMECADDTSDPLDHVTKDMSHKAQVLVIDHSMLDEALLGRRLIPQVRFARKHLCRHDVVVYPSRATVFVEAFSVTLPPTTTGYQWGAVEAAVRWNPYAEPTALQVDQFPRPDGSRSSPYPVHNGDVALPLSDPHPVFHFTFDGRIEELDQDLPLHREGNIVLPCTEAGVLNAFVVWYQLTSRHKKDGAVSDKDRVQSVVLDGAPYSSSVSAGRRPLQNDLNGSACSMGAAWRQAVFWIDPVTVEKGQVLTVQASHTSSRLRFKRVQQIAIARYHLDLLRDPQLLDHLEKGLARVARTQLEKIKKRMKRYEQLAWSSKAEDLPEPPSLSILCVGAAPAPLPFLAGHAAAGEIVRAEGCSANAWQQQPNRLPRYHVTVVDPWSGSIRTCRKVASENHQLLLEQCLAPTLPVVTDTKWRPVSDLNVGEDHSGEQQPSLGEKREPSSCNSLEEQVCRSSSPGCVPPEEAGTTKEGHGPLLKAKVKERFSFVEKDVRQLKPPRGEEDAVALLALGELYQLPPGSDIKAQLDRYDEADAEGAESCRLASSALMCVLGLFDYGCLGEGALPLSKFIAKVLMNKRQGVFVPRRAKVFAVLVELGKASVGDADVEVWRTYRYMPDYGGVDLDEETFVPLGDPFEAWDFDFCTCYRTGPATNATAGGIQYCESPGDRRGKMRQPTMNTKSLMEARLVVQVLKSRSCLGVLLPLTDMILRVLQKARPIA, encoded by the exons atggaggaagaggcaacgaAAATAATGTCTGCCTACTGTTCAGGCAACTATGGTGCAGTCGAGGAAGCACTCAAACGCATGGATAAGGACTTGTTCAAGCACGCCGTTCGCCGTGCACGGGAGCTCGGGAACTCGGCCTTTAC CAACGGGAAGTACAAAGAGGCCATCAAGTATTACAATGAGGCCCTTGCTGGCGAAGAAGCTTCCGAAAAGCACTCTCTACTATCGAATAGATCGGCTTGTTACTTCCTTCTTGGTGACAACGAAAAGGCTCTCGACGATGCTCGAACTTGCATACAGCTGAGACGAGACTGGCCCAAA GGTTGGTTCCGAGCAGGGCGAGTCTTGTTCGCGACTGGAAAGTACAGCGGAGCAGTGTCGGCTTTCACAGTGGCGAAAAGACATGAAGTGGACGCCATGAAGCTGAGGGAGCTAGACCTTTGGATAGAAAAGTCAGAGAAGTTGGCGCATAAAGCAAAACTTGTGGCACGCGTCACAACTGAGTACAGTCGCTTCGATGGCATCGAAGACCCTGATGAGGAACT GGATCCAGCTCTTTCAGCCGATGCCGATACAGGAGGGTGCCCCATTGAATTCAGCGAGCAACTgtcagagaaacagagacgccagcTTGAGATGTTCCTTACTG CTGAAGTGGCCAAGCAGATGCTGCACCGGAATGGAGTATCCAACGTGGTTAACGTCGTTCGGCAGCGAATAGAGGGGATGGAGTGTGCAGATGATACTTCCGATCCACTGGACCACGTAACAAAGGATATGAGCCACAAGGCTCAGGTGCTCGTAATTGATCACAGTATGCTAGACGAAGCCCTCCTTGGCCGTCGTCTCATTCCTCAAGTCCGATTTGCCCGTAAACACCTTTGTCGACATGACGTCGTAGTGTATCCCAGCAG GGCGACGGTATTTGTTGAGGCCTTTTCCGTTACTCTGCCTCCGACAACAACCGGCTACCAGTGGGGTGCGGTTGAAGCAGCCGTACGCTGGAATCCGTACGCAGAACCAACTGCCCTTCAGGTAGACCAGTTTCCTCGTCCGGATGGGTCACGGAGTAGTCCCTATCCGGTGCATAACGGCGACGTTGCTCTGCCCCTCTCGGATCCTCATCCAGTCTTCCACTTCACGTTTGATGGGCGGATCGAAGAGTTAGATCAG GACTTGCCCCTTCACAGGGAAGGAAATATCGTTTTACCGTGCACTGAGGCGGGAGTGCTGAATGCCTTCGTAGTGTGGTACCAACTCACTTCACGCCACAAGAAAGATGGGGCAGTTAGTGATAAAGACAGAGTGCAGAGTGTCGTGTTGGATGGCGCGCCATATTCcagctctgtctccgccggtCGCCGGCCTCTACAAAATGATTTGAATGGCAGTGCTTGCTCAATGGGAGCTGCGTGGCGGCAAGCTGTGTTCTGGATCGACCCTGTAACCGTGGAGAAAGGTCAAGTGCTTACAGTGCAAGCATCTCACACCTCCTCACGGCTGCGATTCAA ACGCGTGCAGCAGATTGCGATTGCCCGCTATCACCTCGATCTCCTCCGCGATCCTCAGCTTCTCGACC ATCTAGAGAAAGGGCTTGCCCGTGTCGCAAGGACACAGTTGGAAAAAATCAAAAAACGAATGAAGCGATATGAACAGCTTGCATGGTCCTCCAAAGCTGAAGATCTCCCCGAGCCCCCTTCCCTCTCGATCCTGTGCGTGGGAGCGGCCCCTGCACCCTTGCCGTTCCTTGCTGGGCACGCCGCCGCTGGCGAAATTGTCCGGGCGGAGGGTTGTTCGGCGAATGCTTGGCAACAGCAGCCCAACCGGCTTCCGCGGTACCACGTCACTGTCGTCGACCCTTGGTCAGGAAGCATACGAACCTGCAGGAAAGTCGCATCCGAGAACCATCAG CTTCTTTTGGAGCAGTGCCTCGCGCCAACCTTGCCGGTGGTCACCGATACCAAATGGAGGCCTGTGTCTGATCTGAACGTCGGAGAAGACCATTCCGGAGAACAGCAGCCTTCGTTgggggagaaacgagagccGTCGAGCTGCAACAGTCTCGAAGAACAAGTCTGTCGAAGCTCATCGCCAGGCTGCGTGCCACCTGAAGAAGCTGGAACCACAAAAGAGGGTCATGGCCCACTTCTAAAAGCAAAAGTGAAGGAACGGTTTTCTTTCGTAGAGAAGGATGTGCGCCAGCTCAAGCCGCCTCGCG GTGAGGAGGACGCTGTAGCTTTACTAGCGCTGGGAGAACTGTATCAGCTTCCACCCGGTTCTGATATCAAGGCGCAACTGGACCGTTACGACGAGGCTGATGCGGAAGGAGCGGAATCCTGCAGGCTTGCCTCGTCTGCCCTCATGTGCGTTTTGGGGCTGTTTGATTACGGATGTTTGGGAGAAGgtgctctccctctttctaAGTTCATCGCCAAG GTGCTGATGAACAAACGACAAGGAGTCTTTGTTCCTCGGCGGGCAAAGGTTTTCGCCGTCCTTGTTGAGCTTGGCAAGGCGTCGGTAGGAGATGCCGATGTGGAAGTGTGGCGCACGTATCGATACATGCCGGATTATGGAGGTGTTGATCTGGACGAGGAAACGTTCGTACCACTTGGCGATCCTTTTGAAGCTTGGGACTTTGATTTCTGTACGTGTTATCGCACTGGCCCTGCTACCAACGCGACAGCCGGCGGAATTCAGTACTGCGAATCGCCtggcgacagaagaggcaaaaTGAGGCAACCGACA ATGAATACAAAAAGTTTAATGGAGGCTCGCTTGGTCGTGCAGGTGCTCAAGTCGAGGTCCTGTCTCG GAGTCCTCCTGCCACTGACAGATATGATTCTCAGAGTACTGCAGAAGGCCAGGCCTATCGCCTGA